In Trichocoleus desertorum NBK24, the following are encoded in one genomic region:
- a CDS encoding ChaB family protein, which translates to MAQEQQQEQNLPQEAQQLPESAQKIFQAAMRSAQSDGLSQEGAMNVAWTTVKHDYVQGDDGKWQRKPEDQHRYKSTVVSGN; encoded by the coding sequence ATGGCACAAGAACAACAACAAGAACAAAACCTACCTCAAGAAGCTCAACAACTTCCCGAATCAGCCCAGAAAATTTTCCAAGCGGCAATGCGAAGTGCTCAGTCTGATGGTCTGTCTCAAGAGGGAGCGATGAATGTCGCTTGGACCACAGTCAAGCATGATTACGTTCAAGGCGATGACGGTAAGTGGCAACGCAAGCCCGAAGACCAACACAGATATAAGTCAACGGTCGTCAGCGGCAACTAA
- a CDS encoding DUF1995 family protein, with protein sequence MAELPKTLEDAIEQAKVATQAALEAGVCRIQVELNFPELKPMPIAEQFLSIFEDLGANFKVFFPDAGAAALARRDWGEKPFEIRGIGELKGKMLPEDRAFLVVAPTSVEVGDVQKMADEAGERPFILLNPVLEDIATVGLGYAGRQLRTRFLSTFETCYYLRPLENGALLRCYPGPWQVWQELEDDYKLVAEVTTKPAGDEIDRLLGQSAGNSESPATAPKTSFMTELQRFLKALTQ encoded by the coding sequence ATGGCTGAACTTCCCAAAACCCTTGAAGACGCGATCGAGCAAGCCAAAGTCGCAACTCAGGCAGCTCTAGAAGCTGGAGTTTGTCGCATCCAGGTGGAACTCAATTTTCCTGAACTCAAACCCATGCCGATCGCCGAGCAGTTTTTGAGTATTTTTGAAGATTTGGGTGCCAATTTCAAAGTCTTCTTTCCTGATGCTGGAGCTGCTGCTTTGGCTCGACGAGACTGGGGAGAAAAACCCTTTGAGATTCGAGGCATTGGTGAGCTTAAGGGCAAGATGCTGCCAGAAGACCGCGCCTTTCTGGTGGTTGCCCCCACTTCTGTAGAAGTCGGCGATGTGCAAAAAATGGCCGACGAAGCAGGAGAGCGTCCCTTTATTCTCTTAAATCCGGTTCTAGAAGATATCGCTACAGTGGGCTTAGGCTACGCAGGGCGGCAGTTACGCACGCGGTTCCTCAGCACGTTCGAGACTTGTTATTATCTGCGTCCTTTAGAAAACGGCGCTTTGCTGCGCTGCTACCCCGGCCCTTGGCAGGTCTGGCAAGAACTTGAAGATGACTACAAACTAGTAGCTGAAGTTACGACTAAGCCCGCTGGCGACGAAATCGATCGCCTTTTGGGACAATCCGCTGGAAATTCTGAATCTCCTGCAACTGCTCCTAAAACCAGCTTTATGACTGAGCTTCAGCGATTTCTGAAGGCTTTAACCCAGTAG
- a CDS encoding cysteine desulfurase family protein, whose protein sequence is MQIYLDYSATTPPRTEAIAVMQQALTAQWGNPSSLHEWGSRAATLVERARIQVASLVNAPPEAIVFTSGGTESDNLAILGVARQYTKPQHLIISSVEHSAIAEPVRLLEQWGWEVTRLLVDTQGRVNPQDLRNALKSNTILVSIIYGQSEIGTLQPIQLLGEIARNHGALFHTDAVQVAGRLQLDVQQLPVDLLSLSSHKLYGPQGAGALYVRPGVELVPLMGGGGQEFKLRSGTQAVPAIAGFGIAAELAITELATETPRLIRLRDRLFDQLLAIPGVTVTGDRWNRLPHHVSVCLQGSDGETLNGKTLVRQMNLAGIAISAGSACHSGKTAPSPILLAMGYSDRLAKGGIRFTLGRDTTAADIDWTATVFQQVLERLMPVQLVGSRA, encoded by the coding sequence ATGCAAATCTACTTGGATTACAGTGCCACAACTCCCCCTCGTACCGAAGCGATCGCTGTGATGCAGCAAGCTTTGACAGCGCAGTGGGGCAATCCTTCTAGCCTGCATGAGTGGGGCAGTCGAGCCGCGACCTTGGTAGAACGCGCCCGGATTCAGGTTGCTAGCTTGGTGAATGCTCCGCCTGAGGCGATCGTATTTACGTCGGGCGGCACCGAATCGGATAACTTGGCAATTCTGGGAGTGGCGCGGCAATATACCAAACCTCAACATCTGATTATTTCTAGTGTGGAACATTCGGCGATCGCGGAACCTGTGCGCTTGCTAGAGCAGTGGGGGTGGGAAGTCACTCGCTTACTTGTAGATACCCAAGGGCGCGTGAATCCTCAGGACTTACGCAATGCCTTGAAAAGTAATACCATCCTGGTTTCAATTATTTATGGGCAGAGTGAGATCGGTACCTTACAGCCGATTCAGTTGTTAGGCGAAATTGCTCGCAATCATGGCGCGTTGTTTCATACCGATGCAGTACAGGTTGCAGGTCGCTTGCAGTTAGATGTGCAGCAGCTTCCGGTAGATTTGCTTTCGTTGTCTAGCCACAAACTCTATGGCCCTCAAGGAGCTGGAGCTTTGTATGTTCGTCCTGGGGTGGAGCTAGTGCCGCTGATGGGAGGCGGGGGCCAGGAATTTAAGCTACGTTCAGGGACTCAAGCCGTGCCAGCGATCGCGGGGTTTGGCATTGCGGCAGAACTGGCGATCACGGAACTCGCTACCGAAACGCCCCGCTTAATCCGACTGCGCGATCGCTTATTTGATCAACTACTTGCCATTCCAGGCGTGACTGTCACGGGCGATCGTTGGAATCGTTTGCCGCACCATGTGAGCGTTTGTCTGCAAGGCAGCGATGGCGAAACCTTGAACGGCAAGACCCTAGTGCGTCAAATGAATTTAGCGGGTATTGCCATTAGTGCTGGCTCTGCCTGTCATAGCGGCAAAACTGCTCCTAGTCCGATTTTGCTGGCAATGGGGTATAGCGATCGCTTGGCAAAAGGGGGTATCCGTTTCACTTTAGGCCGAGACACCACCGCAGCAGATATTGATTGGACTGCAACCGTGTTTCAGCAGGTTTTAGAGCGACTCATGCCCGTACAATTAGTGGGGAGCCGCGCATAA